CGCAGCGCAGGCTGATCATCAGGTCGGCGCCGACGGCATTCGCGGTGGCGGCGCGTTCGGCATCCGACGGGCTGCGGCCGTTCGGACGGGACAGGAACGTCTCCATCCCAATCGCCGTCATCCGGCCTTCAAGACGACTTGCCAAGTCCCACAAGATGTCTGCTTCACTGATCGGGCCCGACGGCGTCTGGGTGATCAGCCCGTGGTCACTGCCGCCACGGCCCGGATCGATGACTATCCGCTTGCCGGACAACCGGGGTCCCGAGCGACGCACCAACTCTTCTTCGCGGATCGCGTGCGGTGAACCGCCGGTCACCCGCGAGGCCAGGAAGTTCAAGGAACGCAACGTCTCCGGCCCGCAGATGCCGTCGGCGTACAGACCGTACTCACGTTGGTAGGACATCAGCGCATTGTGGGTCTGGATGCCGAAGTAGCCGTCGACCATTCCGGTGTAGAAACCCAGATCCTGCAGGCGGGCTTGCAAAGTCGCCACGTCATCGCCGTACATCGGTGCGCCGAACTGGTGATTGAGGATCCGCGCGCCCAGCCGGTAGGACGCCTCTTTGAGCGCCCGGTAGGTGGCCTCACCGATGATGCCGTCGACGAGCAGTCCGCGCTGCTGCTGGAAGGCACGCACGGCCTGGTCCAGGTCGTCGTCGAACACATCCAGCGCGACATGTTTGCCGGTGGTCAGATCGGCGTCCGGGCTGTCCACCAGGCCCAACGCGGCCAGCGCCGCACGGATCTCGATGACGGCACCGCTGCGGTCGCCACGGCGCAGCGCGTCGTCTGCGCCACGGTGCCGACCCGACATCACTGAGCCC
This is a stretch of genomic DNA from Mycolicibacter terrae. It encodes these proteins:
- a CDS encoding N-acetylmuramoyl-L-alanine amidase, translated to MSGRHRGADDALRRGDRSGAVIEIRAALAALGLVDSPDADLTTGKHVALDVFDDDLDQAVRAFQQQRGLLVDGIIGEATYRALKEASYRLGARILNHQFGAPMYGDDVATLQARLQDLGFYTGMVDGYFGIQTHNALMSYQREYGLYADGICGPETLRSLNFLASRVTGGSPHAIREEELVRRSGPRLSGKRIVIDPGRGGSDHGLITQTPSGPISEADILWDLASRLEGRMTAIGMETFLSRPNGRSPSDAERAATANAVGADLMISLRCATHTSPAANGVASFHFGNSHGSVSTIGRNLADFIQREIVARTGLQDCRAHGRTWDLLRLTRMPTVEVDVGYITSPRDRGMLIYPATRDAIAEGMLAAVKRLYLLGKNDRPTGTFTFAELLAHELSVERTGRLGGG